A portion of the Ricinus communis isolate WT05 ecotype wild-type chromosome 10, ASM1957865v1, whole genome shotgun sequence genome contains these proteins:
- the LOC8269380 gene encoding pentatricopeptide repeat-containing protein At3g53700, chloroplastic isoform X1, translated as MAFSFFTCLKCYPLFFPSHQHPPFSFFHKPISNSTLSFASTQQHTATLSSNFTPAQLLDTLRRQNDETAALRLLSWASKQPNFRPNSSIYEEILRKLGKVGSFNSMKDILQEMKGLDCQIDRGVLLIFIDSYAKFELYEEILCIVEVMEVEFGLALDTLLYNFLLNVLVDGNKLKLVENVHSTMVSKGIKPDVSTFNILIKALCKAHQIRPAILVMEEMSSYGLVPDEKTFTTLMQGFIEEGNMDGAFRVKEQMLDAGCPVTNVTVNVLVHGFCKEGRIEEALSFIDEMSNEGFVPDKFTFNTVVNGLCKAGHVKHGLEVMDMMLQEGFDPDIYTYNTLISGLCKLGEVDEAVEILDQMVSRDCSPNTVTYNTLISSLCKDNQVEEATKLTRGLTSKGILPDVCTFNSLIQGLCLTRKHTMAIELYNEMKNKGCQPDEFTYNMLIDSLCYRGKLQEALGLLREMEISGCARNVITYNTLIDGFCKNKKIEEAEEIFDQMEIQGLSRNSVTYNTLIDGLCKSRRVQEAAQLMDQMIMEGLKPDKFTYNSMLTYFCREGDIQKAADIVQTMTSNGCEPDIVTYGTLIGGLCKAGRVEVASRLLRSIQLKGMVLTPHAYNPVIQALFKRKRTKEAMRLFREMEEKGNTPDAFTYKIVFRGLSNSGGPIGEAVDFVIEMIEKGFLPEFSSFYMLAEGLCSLSMEDTLIKLVDLVMEKANFSQNEVVMIRGFLKIRKFQDALATLGGLLDSRKSKISYK; from the coding sequence ATGGCATTCTCTTTCTTTACATGTCTCAAATGCTACCCTTTGTTTTTTCCCTCTCATCAGCACcctcctttctctttttttcataaacCCATATCCAATTCTACTCTTTCTTTCGCTTCGACACAGCAACATACTGCCACACTCTCTTCAAACTTCACTCCAGCTCAGCTCCTTGACACTCTCCGTCGCCAAAACGATGAAACCGCTGCTCTTCGTTTGTTAAGTTGGGCCTCCAAGCAGCCTAATTTCAGACCTAATTCATCCATTTACGAAGAAATTCTTCGCAAGCTTGGAAAGGTTGgttcttttaattcaatgaAGGATATTTTGCAAGAAATGAAGGGTCTTGATTGTCAGATTGATAGAGGTGTtctgttaatttttattgacagTTACGCAAAGTTTGAATTATATGAAGAAATTCTCTGCATTGTTGAAGTGATGGAAGTTGAATTCGGGTTAGCACTGGATACTCTTTTGTATAATTTCTTGTTAAATGTTCTTGTTGATGGTAACAAGTTAAAATTAGTTGAAAATGTGCATTCAACTATGGTTAGTAAAGGAATTAAGCCTGATGTTTCcacttttaatatattgataaaagctTTGTGTAAAGCACATCAAATTAGGCCAGCTATTTTAGTGATGGAGGAGATGTCAAGTTATGGTTTGGTACCAGATGAGAAAACATTCACTACTCTAATGCAGGGTTTTATTGAGGAAGGAAATATGGATGGCGCATTTAGAGTAAAAGAGCAAATGTTGGATGCCGGATGTCCTGTGACTAATGTGACTGTGAATGTTTTGGTTCATGGGTTTTGTAAAGAGGGGAGAATTGAAGAAGCATTGAGCTTTATTGATGAGATGTCAAATGAGGGGTTCGTTCCGGATAAGTTTACATTTAATACAGTAGTGAATGGGTTGTGCAAGGCTGGACATGTTAAGCATGGTTTAGAAGTTATGGACATGATGCTTCAAGAGGGGTTTGACCCGGATATATATACGTATAATACTTTGATTTCTGGGTTGTGTAAATTGGGTGAAGTTGATGAGGCGGTGGAGATTCTTGATCAGATGGTTTCAAGGGATTGTTCACCAAATACTGTTACTTACAACACGCTGATTAGTAGTTTGTGCAAGGACAATCAAGTTGAAGAGGCTACTAAACTTACTCGTGGTTTGACTAGTAAGGGGATTTTACCTGATGTTTGTACATTTAATTCTCTCATACAAGGTTTGTGCTTGACAAGAAAACATACCATGGCAATAGAACTGTACAATGAGATGAAAAATAAGGGGTGCCAACCTGATGAATTTACCTACAATATGTTAATCGACAGCCTCTGTTATAGAGGGAAACTACAGGAAGCCCTTGGCCTGCTTAGAGAAATGGAAATAAGTGGCTGTGCACGAAATGTTATAACATACAATACACTGATTGATGGGTTCTGTAAAAACAAGAAGATTGAAGAAGCAGAAGAAATATTTGACCAGATGGAAATTCAAGGGCTTTCAAGAAATTCAGTTACTTATAATACTCTTATAGATGGCCTTTGTAAGAGTAGGAGGGTGCAGGAGGCTGCTCAACTGATGGATCAGATGATAATGGAAGGATTGAAGCCTGACAAATTCACATATAATTCCATGCTTACCTACTTTTGCAGGGAGGGTGACATTCAGAAAGCAGCAGATATTGTCCAAACCATGACTTCTAATGGGTGTGAACCCGATATTGTCACGTACGGGACCCTGATTGGGGGGCTGTGCAAGGCAGGTAGGGTTGAGGTAGCAAGTAGGCTCCTTAGGTCCATTCAACTGAAAGGCATGGTTCTCACTCCCCATGCTTATAACCCTGTCATTCAAGCACTATTTAAACGGAAAAGAACCAAGGAAGCCATGAGGCTTTTCAGAGAAATGGAGGAGAAGGGTAATACTCCAGATGCTTTCACATACAAGATTGTTTTCCGTGGGCTATCCAATTCTGGAGGACCAATTGGGGAAGctgttgattttgtgattgagATGATAGAGAAAGGATTTTTACCAGAATTCTCTTCATTCTACATGCTGGCTGAAGGgctttgttctttgtctatGGAAGACACTCTAATTAAGCTTGTTGACTTAGTCATGGAGAAAGCAAATTTCTCACAAAATGAAGTAGTCATGATAAGGGGTTTCCTTAAAATTCGCAAGTTCCAAGATGCATTGGCGACCCTCGGAGGTCTCCTTGACAGCAGAAAGTCCAAGATATCATACAAGTAA
- the LOC8269380 gene encoding pentatricopeptide repeat-containing protein At3g53700, chloroplastic isoform X2: protein MEVEFGLALDTLLYNFLLNVLVDGNKLKLVENVHSTMVSKGIKPDVSTFNILIKALCKAHQIRPAILVMEEMSSYGLVPDEKTFTTLMQGFIEEGNMDGAFRVKEQMLDAGCPVTNVTVNVLVHGFCKEGRIEEALSFIDEMSNEGFVPDKFTFNTVVNGLCKAGHVKHGLEVMDMMLQEGFDPDIYTYNTLISGLCKLGEVDEAVEILDQMVSRDCSPNTVTYNTLISSLCKDNQVEEATKLTRGLTSKGILPDVCTFNSLIQGLCLTRKHTMAIELYNEMKNKGCQPDEFTYNMLIDSLCYRGKLQEALGLLREMEISGCARNVITYNTLIDGFCKNKKIEEAEEIFDQMEIQGLSRNSVTYNTLIDGLCKSRRVQEAAQLMDQMIMEGLKPDKFTYNSMLTYFCREGDIQKAADIVQTMTSNGCEPDIVTYGTLIGGLCKAGRVEVASRLLRSIQLKGMVLTPHAYNPVIQALFKRKRTKEAMRLFREMEEKGNTPDAFTYKIVFRGLSNSGGPIGEAVDFVIEMIEKGFLPEFSSFYMLAEGLCSLSMEDTLIKLVDLVMEKANFSQNEVVMIRGFLKIRKFQDALATLGGLLDSRKSKISYK, encoded by the coding sequence ATGGAAGTTGAATTCGGGTTAGCACTGGATACTCTTTTGTATAATTTCTTGTTAAATGTTCTTGTTGATGGTAACAAGTTAAAATTAGTTGAAAATGTGCATTCAACTATGGTTAGTAAAGGAATTAAGCCTGATGTTTCcacttttaatatattgataaaagctTTGTGTAAAGCACATCAAATTAGGCCAGCTATTTTAGTGATGGAGGAGATGTCAAGTTATGGTTTGGTACCAGATGAGAAAACATTCACTACTCTAATGCAGGGTTTTATTGAGGAAGGAAATATGGATGGCGCATTTAGAGTAAAAGAGCAAATGTTGGATGCCGGATGTCCTGTGACTAATGTGACTGTGAATGTTTTGGTTCATGGGTTTTGTAAAGAGGGGAGAATTGAAGAAGCATTGAGCTTTATTGATGAGATGTCAAATGAGGGGTTCGTTCCGGATAAGTTTACATTTAATACAGTAGTGAATGGGTTGTGCAAGGCTGGACATGTTAAGCATGGTTTAGAAGTTATGGACATGATGCTTCAAGAGGGGTTTGACCCGGATATATATACGTATAATACTTTGATTTCTGGGTTGTGTAAATTGGGTGAAGTTGATGAGGCGGTGGAGATTCTTGATCAGATGGTTTCAAGGGATTGTTCACCAAATACTGTTACTTACAACACGCTGATTAGTAGTTTGTGCAAGGACAATCAAGTTGAAGAGGCTACTAAACTTACTCGTGGTTTGACTAGTAAGGGGATTTTACCTGATGTTTGTACATTTAATTCTCTCATACAAGGTTTGTGCTTGACAAGAAAACATACCATGGCAATAGAACTGTACAATGAGATGAAAAATAAGGGGTGCCAACCTGATGAATTTACCTACAATATGTTAATCGACAGCCTCTGTTATAGAGGGAAACTACAGGAAGCCCTTGGCCTGCTTAGAGAAATGGAAATAAGTGGCTGTGCACGAAATGTTATAACATACAATACACTGATTGATGGGTTCTGTAAAAACAAGAAGATTGAAGAAGCAGAAGAAATATTTGACCAGATGGAAATTCAAGGGCTTTCAAGAAATTCAGTTACTTATAATACTCTTATAGATGGCCTTTGTAAGAGTAGGAGGGTGCAGGAGGCTGCTCAACTGATGGATCAGATGATAATGGAAGGATTGAAGCCTGACAAATTCACATATAATTCCATGCTTACCTACTTTTGCAGGGAGGGTGACATTCAGAAAGCAGCAGATATTGTCCAAACCATGACTTCTAATGGGTGTGAACCCGATATTGTCACGTACGGGACCCTGATTGGGGGGCTGTGCAAGGCAGGTAGGGTTGAGGTAGCAAGTAGGCTCCTTAGGTCCATTCAACTGAAAGGCATGGTTCTCACTCCCCATGCTTATAACCCTGTCATTCAAGCACTATTTAAACGGAAAAGAACCAAGGAAGCCATGAGGCTTTTCAGAGAAATGGAGGAGAAGGGTAATACTCCAGATGCTTTCACATACAAGATTGTTTTCCGTGGGCTATCCAATTCTGGAGGACCAATTGGGGAAGctgttgattttgtgattgagATGATAGAGAAAGGATTTTTACCAGAATTCTCTTCATTCTACATGCTGGCTGAAGGgctttgttctttgtctatGGAAGACACTCTAATTAAGCTTGTTGACTTAGTCATGGAGAAAGCAAATTTCTCACAAAATGAAGTAGTCATGATAAGGGGTTTCCTTAAAATTCGCAAGTTCCAAGATGCATTGGCGACCCTCGGAGGTCTCCTTGACAGCAGAAAGTCCAAGATATCATACAAGTAA